The following DNA comes from Musa acuminata AAA Group cultivar baxijiao chromosome BXJ1-4, Cavendish_Baxijiao_AAA, whole genome shotgun sequence.
tggctcccgaagtccatcgactttgctgaaattagtgtaccattgtttagatcctgggcctttgcccttactagcacaatctctgttgcgcaccacttccttcatgacaacttgaatggcagcactatgacatattcttcaagagtacccacctccacaTCCTCTTGCctcatgccaaggccttctaaacccaactttacctccgcaagttgagtctccTTAGTTCgttcatcaaatgcttctccgagataatgtgcatgtgcccagaagctctttTTGTCTTtggtaccatgcaagatgagtccactccatcagaatgaaggacctatggaacaacatgatcccgctcttacctctgcaagagttcatgcccttgacctctatctaatgAAAGCTCTGTGTCTCCGTtcaatgttccatcttctatgttggctcccttcatgcggcttgggtacttcgccaagttacaccaaagttgctccactcctcgttttgtattgagttgatggtggccctcgcgcccaccatttcacgggtcagccctctatTGACTCTGATCTCTATATTGACTCTAAAtatgccttcatttgtattgctttgggtcactcccccacttgatctcgcaatgcatccaccaatgtattctctcaagtgagatcatacgacgactcatCACCGCtcgctcgatccattgagcttcatggagttattaTTTTTGAGATACTCCTCATCAACATGtatggtctgttgcacatgattctctctctagagaaccgggacttatccctcctagatatctatcccattggagcaacatctctcttcgtttccttcaCTCTAAAAgtctcggagaccaccatccccttagactattccgacttattgaaaaactatgcattgttttgcctcctgtaAACACACTTGCTAAATTGCGACTCCAAGTCAATACAGCCcctactgcaccactcaaggcctagcaacatattgaactcgttgcacacttcagcctcctacgaacgtatccttcccatgtcaaagagaaagtttcaatgctccatggcgccgagttttgatcgccttgggatggccacgaacattccatcgtctgtaTACAAGCCATTACATGAGTATtgtattctttgagttagcaattcctctcacctatgtgagttttgcacaactctttcgatcgctgagcgaccaattccaccttgcatagtcttatcctttaccaagcgcctcgcttaccttgagtaccatcaagtattgttatcaacgtcgagtcgtagctcgaactcagctatCTCAACCTTcgtgcgctacgcattcttccaagcttgcttgttctcgtggtgcctcttacgcgaagggttggctattcctctgaatgccaatctcagatgcccgctcctccgagcgactccttttccctatattttCATGCCTGTTTTTCCCCAAACGGTCACACGTAATGGCTACCCTTAATACAGTCCCGTTAGATCTcctacgtttgcatgccaagtgtttctatgagggcttgtcccgctctgataccatctgtcacaaacttagctggttttgcctaagttgtgcggcacccttgtgtgttcgTCCGTAAATATTAGCCTTCTCGAAACCTCCTATGATCCCTAGGATCTACAAAAGATAaatcgggttagagaaaacgcctcactcgggatccacaagtaatcatttcgaaaaatacttcatagccaatgcaaattacaaacaaactttataagCTCCGGACGATTACAtaacaaaggatcaaaatggttcattacagaccgaatatctctcacaattgTCCACGTGATAAACCTTTATTTAAAAACCTAAAATGACCACaaaactcaactaaaatgggacaGTTAAccattcgaccgtccctctacatattgtgcaaagtatgaacatacaaaaaacatggacatacataagcattacaacaAATATCCTATTTAGACTATTAATCCATAAGGATCTAACTTACACTATTAATCTCATTTTAATacttaattaatatttatatgaTATTCCTGTATTTGGACTCAGTTTCACATATCAAATATAATCTAATTTAATTGGCATGTGAGAAGAAATGTTGGAATTTAATTAcactgataatatatatatatatatatatatatatatatatatatatatatatatatatatatatatatatatatatatatatatatatatatatatataactctccCCAAACCATTATGTCATGATGGAAAGTTGCTTCCATAATGTTTCCACGTCATTATCCTCAGCTCCCAATTCCTTATCATCATCTTATCATGATTGGAAACTGCAACCCAAACTTGGCACTCACTTGTTCCTGTCATCGAGGATAAAGTTGTGGTGCCCTCTGGTGAAGCTTTGCTGCCCATAGGTCTTGAGGATggccatctttcatgagaaggcaACAATAATTCTCTCTGAGTAAAGCTTTCATGTTCAATCGTCAACTAAACTTGAATTGAATTTGATGGCCTTTTCGATTGGTTTAGCCAATGAAAATGAAGAAGGACGATGATGGATGGAGATAGTAAGGAGGCCGCAACTTTTGAGATGACCCCTACTAGTTATCCTCCTTCACCTCTGGCGGCTCTACCCCCGCCATGTGCGCCACCGCCACCGTCTTTCTCGCCGGGAAGATCCTTACCTTCGATGCACCTTCCCTCAGACGAGCCAAAACCCCAGCAGGCTCCCACCGGGGCCGCCGGTTCTGGGGCGGAGTATCGGAGGCTGAGGAACGTGTCGGCCTGCCGCGACAGGGCCCTCCCCCTCCGTCGCAGGCGCGGCGGTGCGGAACAGCGCCCGAGGTGGTACCTCTGCGTGCTCGGGCCGGTGCGGGTGCCGGCGACGATTGACATGAGCGCCATAACGAGGCGGCAGCAGGCGACGTGAGCCGGGGCACGTGGACGCAGCTGCGGTCGCTGAGCTGCACGGGGCTCGGGAGCGCCTCCGCCGCATACGTGAGCTATAGTCTCGTAAAGCTAATCTTGCGAGGAGGGGCATTAGGGGAGGCGACAAATCCTCAATATTTAATTCCAGAAATACCCCTGCATGGCAATGTTTTATcacctatttctttttttttttccggcAATTTCTATTCACAaatctttttttgttatttataactctattttaagaatttttgataTTTCTAAAATACTACACCACAAATGAACATAAATGTATCATTTTTTTTCCCACCGATGGCATAACATAAATATCACCATCAtctgttttttatttttcttcttctcctattaATCCCGAGCGACAAACAATATTTGAATATAAATGCCCTTAACATCTTCCttgttttttactttttatttttataatcacgAGTGACATTGATAAGATCGGACAACAAGAGAAATGACGTGGGGCACagggttcatgaaataaaaatattattaataattaaaggattgtaaatataataataataataataataataataataataataataataaaattataaattatttagaatCGACTGTATAAATCTTTCACCATCGTTGATATATAAAAACTCATATTTAattaagtttaaaatatttaaatttttatttataatttttataaaaatcttTTTAGATCATTTTTAATTTCGTATATTAATATTGATTATTTCACCTTTTTCAATGATTCTCCTAAACACATATTCAtatcattttaaattattttattttattttatctatcTTCTATCGAAATAATACTTTGGtattcataaataaatatatacatccatctcaacattctcataaCTTTTTTATATGTTATCTTTTAACTGCCTAACACTCATatccataaaatattattgattttataattatcttataaaaaattaatcaaattattataaataataattattatattatattatctttataaaaaaaattatgaataataatttGCCAATAAcaagtttctttttctctttggaatACCCAAAATGCTTTCTCATTGAAACATGTACTTTagtttttcatttctttttttttcttcctaataACATTTCATAATCTCACTAAAGATAAGAACCTAAGGCTATTTTTTATTGGCACAGAGAAAGAGCAGATGAGTTGACCAGAAACAAAGGAATAAAACAGAACAACGAGGTCCGCTCATTTCTGAGGTGTCTGCTTGATGTAGTTTTAGGCTTTATATAGAGATGGAACGGAGAGAAAAGAACAGCAAGAGAGAATGCGAAGCAAGTTTTGGGACTAGACAAGTCGGGATAAAAGAAAACCTCTGAGAGCAGACAGATTCTCTTTCTGTGACTTCCTCGTAGACCACCTTCAAATTAATAGAAATTTGAGAATGGAATTACCCGCTTCTTCTGAATATGATCGTCCACATAGGGCTGGAAACAGGCAAACATTTAGACGAAGTTAGATAAGAACCCATTTATAGCTACAACTCCCTTAAACCAGAAAAAATTAAGTTAAAACATTTATATAGGAAGATTTGAACTTGAACTTTGTATAACAGTACTAAGGACATAACATCAAGGAAACTGTAGATATGCTTTAACATGAAAACTAAAATACTGAAATCTTTAGGCAAACAAAATCTTCCATAGGTAGCTTCTGAAGAAAATTAATTACCTGTCATCCCTTTCACTTCTTCACACAATATTTTGGCGGCAACATAAGAATAGTTCAACATAATCCACTAATATTTATCACTGCATCTGTTTGTGACATGCATTTGTCTTCTACGAATGGAAGAGTCTTCCAGACCTTTAACTTAAGGAATTCTTGTTCTGTGCCTGCGGCAAaccaatgatgtaataaaaatgaaGGTAATTTTGACTTAATTAAGGTGCTTCAATCTCGCATTTACCTGGCATATTTTCATCCTTTTCCATGCAAATTGCAGCTAGATGAGAACCACAGAGTTCAACCAGTGCAAATTGCCAGTTAGCAGTGAGGTTTACAGAATCAGAAGCTGTGTCAATCATTATTCTGAATTCCTGATGTCATAAATGGATGTCATAAATGGAGAAAGCATAGATTGCTCAGTAATGggaatttttcttttataataactAAGAAATGCAATtgcaaataacaaaaagaaattatGCATTTTTCAGATTATTTTTGTTACATAATTAATATTTGCCCCACAGAGGATTTGAATAGGATTTAATTGCATTCTTTTGGGGTTTCTAGAGGTATTACTGTGCATAGAAGCATGCATAGGAGCACACATATATGCAAAAGAGCACTTATATCCGATGGCTTTGAAGCATTTGATGCTGTGGTGACTCTCTTCCTTCCCTGCCTGCATGAATGCCACATAGTAAGACCTCCAGAAACCTCAAAAGTACATGTTTCAAGCCCTGTTCAAACCCCTTATTCCTAAATAATCATCATACAGTAGAACTCCCAAAAGAAATGCACAAAATCCAAGTTTCTGTTATCCTCACTAATAAAGCAATCGATGCATATGAACAAAAATAGAGACAATACTAAAGGTTAATGAAGAAAATTATAACATACTTCTGATTTTGGTCGCTCAGGAACTACTGAGTCTGTGCTTTTTTCAAACCGAATTGTAAAATCCCTGAAGGGTGCACCAGAAAAGCCCCTTCCAAGAGCTTTAACATAGGCTTCCTGCAAGTAAACATGACAAAATTTATAGCTTAAATATGCAGCAAGCTCCGTTTTCTCTCCATGTTCTTTTTCTGTTCTTTCAAAattcatttatatttttatcagaTTTTTATTGTAGCTTTTATTAACAGAAAATGGCAAGGAGGATCACCAAGGCAGATTCTTTTTGCTCCAATAAGCTTGCTGTAGTACATGTTTTATCTTTCATatgaattatttttcttattattttggtTTCAATTCCAACCTTAAAAGAAGctaaaaaatcaaaagaatagtAGTAAATACTAAAAAGCAGAATTAACTACAAACAAAAGTAAAAGACTGAAATATGTTAAAAGCACATTAGTTTTACAAAACACATATCAGGCATATTAGctataaccaaaacaattgtcacAAGTATGGATTCGATCCAATCTGTATGGTGCATACAAATTGGTATCTAacgataataattttttaattattttttcaggTCATGTCGGGCATAGATTGATATACGAGTACCATACCAGACCTGTTATTAACAAAACCGGTATTGAACTGAGATCCAAAACAACAATACATCTCTCAGTGAGCAATCACATTGAAAACTCACCAGACAGTAGCTACAATTCTCGAAGACAAATTTAATGCATAAGCCACAGAAGAAACAAGTTTAATTGAAAAGTCAGATAGCATTGTGGATTGGATGACTAACAAGGATTGGGCATATGAAATACTAGATTTTTAGCATGCGCCACAAGACGGATAAATCTAACAAAATAAAGCATCAAGCCTTTTAATGAACAGAAGAATTTGCACTTTGATTGCTTGAGGCAGTGTATCAAAATGCCAATATGCTCTCAGAGAGAATCTCAAGTGTCATCTTATCTCAAACTTTAAATTAAAGATTGGTGAAAACATCAtctctaataaaaaaaaaaagatcaaaagcaGCGTTGTAGCAAACCACCTGAACTACCAACCAAATTCAACCATATGGAAGTACAAATCCGTGAGCAGGAACCATTTATACTATCTTTAAACAGTGGCAAGTAAAAATACTGCCTATCTCCATATTAGTTGTGAAACAAAACTGGCACAACTGAAAATATCAGATACACTTGGATCTTGTTTCTTGCCCttcttttaacatataatttCTTCTGTTTGCGCTAGTGTATGGCTAACTTTTGGGCTATTGTAGAAACCTATGTGGCCCTTTGTTATTAACGGATTATTCATCTTCCTTTTGATCACTAATAGAAGTAAAAGCCTCTGCTTCTTTTGTCCCCATCGCAGGACAGATTTAATCAAATTCAGCATCTTAAGATTCTTTTGATAAGATTTTTTAAAGTACATAATGAATCTGAAAGTGTTTCACCATTATCAATTGACGAAATGACAAACTGATTCTGACCAATTTACTCAAGGAAAAAACAACCCTTGACCGTTGAACAAAAACGAAGGAGGCTTCCAGTTGCTATATGCTCATTTCAGTTGTAGATTAAAAAAATGTCAAATTTGTCAGGGACTTCTCTTTGAAGATAGGATTTCCTCACAGGCACGATACAAATCCAATAATACCATTATGCTGGTCAACATAAGAAGTTTTGTCTGGTAGGAAACTAGCTGCTAAGATAGCACTCGATAACAATGTGCAGAAACAAATATGTTGTATAAATGTGAAAAACAAGAATAGTCAAACTGAAACATTTAAGGTCACAGAAGATAGGATTACAGAAGTCTTACTTACCTTAAGGGTCCACAGTCTAAGAAACTCACTTTGCCGACTCTCAGGGTCCATAAAAGAAGCCAAATATTGAACTTCATAAGGGGAAAAATAACGGTGAGCTAGAGACAATATGTTATTAACTGGTTTCCTTCGTTTTTCTTCGATGTCAATGCCAATCTGTAATACAGAAGAAACCAACATCCAAATTTGTCATCTATGACACTACAGAGTAACACAACATATGGAAGTTCCAATAGCAAACTATGGTAAGTGAAAGGGATCAGAAGTTACAGGCACATCTACCGTGACGCCACAAGCAATCATGGAGGATGTATGTGAAATATTAAATTGCAAGGATGGTGGAACCCAGAGACAACCATTTTGATGTTCTACCTGTTTgagatatttttagttatgtcAACAACTTAACAATAGTCCACTATAACTAGAATTCTgttctcacaaaaaaaaaaaatcaataaaaatgTTCATGCAGAAATGGCCATAACTTGGCTTACCTCAGGCTTTCCAAATCTGTTCTTCCTGAACTTGAACAATCTTGGATTCACTTTACAATCAGTATCTAATCTAACATCAAAAAGACTTCCCTCTTTAGTGattgaaaatatatttatgttTCTAAATCTGCATATAAAATAAAAGCAATAATGGTTTTCCCTAGAagcatgctacagattttcagaaCAATATAAAATCATAAGAGGTAAAAAGAAGAGCACATAAAAAAGTtcttgattttgttaattatagAGTGTCATGCCAGACACAAAAATAATTGCAAGACAAAGTGAGGAGTTCATTTTTAATTATTCAGTTCATACAGGAACCATGGCATAAAATACAATTTGTGCAATATACATAGAGTAAGGAAGACAAGAGACAGAGCTGTTAAGGAATGTAAACGAAGGTTGTATCGACCACTTAATTGCATAAATTTGTAAATTAGATCAACAGAATAGAATCCAGGACAGAACATGTTCAAGGATGAACAACTTCACAATTGGCatggttgatattttgatactaaaTAGTGTAATCTCATTTACTTTTTAAACAATAACCAATATACAAGTCAAATATAAGTGACATGGAGCTACTTGAAATCAACAACTGAACAGCTTAACTGAAAATTGAAGTCTTTTACAGATAAAACAATTAGCTCCATGGTACATTGGTCAGTTTACTAATGTCATCATTTGTTGACAGAAAAATGGTTAAAAGATTGGCCTCACCATTCACCGACATAAATATGATCAAATGAGTAAGTAATAAAGCTAtgcatttttgtttttattttacatCAGTTGGACTGCACCAGAGAACAAAACATATGGAGTATCTCCAGTTTCCCCCTCTTACTTTGAGACATTGACAAATTTATATTTGAGAAGAAATTACATGTAAGTTGTAACTACTCAACATCTCCTACTAGTTAGGCCTCTACTGGTCAAGACTTGAAGAGAGCATGAAAGCATGGAAATCAACAGATCGGAATGACTTCTCAAAATGTCTATCATTTTCATCTTTAATAATTATGTCAAAATATTCCCTTCATGAATCTATGAGTTCTAATTCCTAAACAGGCaacatatgattatatatatatatatatatatatatatatatatatatatatatatatatatatatatatatatatatatatatatattattattattattttattttattttatttttttttaaatgagaaGGTAAGTGACTGAATTAGCACCTTATAGAC
Coding sequences within:
- the LOC103981281 gene encoding uncharacterized protein LOC103981281 isoform X5 gives rise to the protein MRRLLRGDMLPLPSNLVSRHLVVSSLPSLPPAPLPLRRLDTDCKVNPRLFKFRKNRFGKPEVEHQNGCLWVPPSLQFNISHTSSMIACGVTVDVPIGIDIEEKRRKPVNNILSLAHRYFSPYEVQYLASFMDPESRQSEFLRLWTLKEAYVKALGRGFSGAPFRDFTIRFEKSTDSVVPERPKSEEFRIMIDTASDSVNLTANWQFALVELCGSHLAAICMEKDENMPGTEQEFLKLKVWKTLPFVEDKCMSQTDAVINISGLC
- the LOC103981281 gene encoding uncharacterized protein LOC103981281 isoform X1 — protein: MRRLLRGDMLPLPSNLVSRHLVVSSLPSLPPAPLPLRREAHLWYIVPNELEDTSLLQDYMELLSPCEKENVLSIKGEALKKCAILSRVLVRTTLSRYTDCKVNPRLFKFRKNRFGKPEVEHQNGCLWVPPSLQFNISHTSSMIACGVTVDVPIGIDIEEKRRKPVNNILSLAHRYFSPYEVQYLASFMDPESRQSEFLRLWTLKEAYVKALGRGFSGAPFRDFTIRFEKSTDSVVPERPKSEEFRIMIDTASDSVNLTANWQFALVELCGSHLAAICMEKDENMPGTEQEFLKLKVWKTLPFVEDKCMSQTDAVINISGLC
- the LOC103981281 gene encoding uncharacterized protein LOC103981281 isoform X6, which gives rise to MCYTISCVGQDHSFKILDTDCKVNPRLFKFRKNRFGKPEVEHQNGCLWVPPSLQFNISHTSSMIACGVTVDVPIGIDIEEKRRKPVNNILSLAHRYFSPYEVQYLASFMDPESRQSEFLRLWTLKEAYVKALGRGFSGAPFRDFTIRFEKSTDSVVPERPKSEEFRIMIDTASDSVNLTANWQFALVELCGSHLAAICMEKDENMPGTEQEFLKLKVWKTLPFVEDKCMSQTDAVINISGLC
- the LOC103981281 gene encoding uncharacterized protein LOC103981281 isoform X2, which gives rise to MRRLLRGDMLPLPSNLVSRHLVVSSLPSLPPAPLPLRREAHLWYIVPNELEDTSLLQDYMELLSPCEKENVLSIKGEALKKCAILSRVLVRTTLSRYTDCKVNPRLFKFRKNRFGKPEVEHQNGCLWVPPSLQFNISHTSSMIACGVTIGIDIEEKRRKPVNNILSLAHRYFSPYEVQYLASFMDPESRQSEFLRLWTLKEAYVKALGRGFSGAPFRDFTIRFEKSTDSVVPERPKSEEFRIMIDTASDSVNLTANWQFALVELCGSHLAAICMEKDENMPGTEQEFLKLKVWKTLPFVEDKCMSQTDAVINISGLC
- the LOC103981281 gene encoding uncharacterized protein LOC103981281 isoform X4 gives rise to the protein MRRLLRGDMLPLPSNLVSRHLVVSSLPSLPPAPLPLRREAHLWYIVPNELEDTSLLQDYMELLSPCEKENVLSIKGEALKKCAILSRVLVRTTLSRYTDCKVNPRLFKFRKNRFGKPEVEHQNGCLWVPPSLQFNISHTSSMIACGVTVDVPIGIDIEEKRRKPVNNILSLAHRYFSPYEVQYLASFMDPESRQSEFLRLWTLKEAYVKALGRGFSGAPFRDFTIRFEKSTDSVVPERPKSEAGKEESHHSIKCFKAIGYKCSFAYMCAPMHASMHRIQNND
- the LOC103981281 gene encoding uncharacterized protein LOC103981281 isoform X3; its protein translation is MRRLLRGDMLPLPSNLVSRHLVVSSLPSLPPAPLPLRREAHLWYIVPNELEDTSLLQDYMELLSPCEKENVLSIKGEALKKCAILSRVLVRTTLSRYTDCKVNPRLFKFRKNRFGKPEVEHQNGCLWVPPSLQFNISHTSSMIACGVTVDVPIGIDIEEKRRKPVNNILSLAHRYFSPYEVQYLASFMDPESRQSEFLRLWTLKEAYVKALGRGFSGAPFRDFTIRFEKSTDSVVPERPKSEAGKEESHHSIKCFKAIGYKCSFAYMCAPMHASMHSNTSRNPKRMQLNPIQILCGANINYVTKII